GTAGTTGAAGCGGGCTAAGTCTTCTAGGGGCAGGTAAATACGCCCCCGGCGGGCATCTTCGCCCACATCCCGCAGGATATTAGTGAGTTGATTGGCAATGCCCAATGCGATCGCATCTTCGGTCGGATCCGGCAGAACCTGATGACGCTGCCAAGGGGCCGTATGGCTCTGATGATCGACTCCCATCACCGCCGTTGACATCAAGCCGACGGTCCCCGCCACCCGATAGCAATACAGTTGGAGTTCTTCAAACGTTTCGTAGCGACAGCGATAGAGATCCATGCGCTGCCCCGCAATCATGTCGCGAAACGGCTGAATATCAATCGGGAATTGGGCCAGGGTATCGACCAGGGCAACATCAGTATCCCGTAAGGGGTGGCCAGCAAACACAGCTTCCAAATGGCGTTCCCACTGATCCAAGGTAGTTTCGTCAGTGAATTGAGCCTGGGGTCCATCCACCAGTTCATCGGTTTGACGACACCACACATAGATCGCCCAGATGGCCCGCCGTTTCGCTGGTTCCATCAATAGGGTGCCGAGGTAAAACGTCTTGGAATACTTTGCCGTGATTTGACGGCAAAGCTCATAGGCCTCATCGACAGAAGCCAATGGTTTAGCCGGTGGCGAGTCAGGCAGTTGCAGCATCAATGTCCCAAGCTGGAGATCCAGGTTGTCTCGAACAAGCGGGGATAGGATTACATCGCTGAATCATGCATAGCGGGGCGCCTGTCCAAAGTCAACCCATATGTGCTCCATGCCCCGATCAATGCCCAGGCTAACTAAGGCTAACTAGGGGCGTCGGCAGCTTGCAGTTGGTGAGTGGGCGCGTCATCTAGCAACACTTCCTGGTCTCGAGCAATTGCTTGAGCAGTCAACTTACCAGACAGGACAGCTCCCTCCATGCTGGCGAGATATCGCTGCATAGTGTAATCTCCGGTGAGGTAGAAATTGTCAATGGGAGTGCGCTGGGTCGGTCGATGACTCTGACGACCAGCCGTGGCCTTATAGACTGACCGCGGGGTTTTCACCACCTTAGCCTTCAGTAGTTTAGCCGGTTGCGGAATCTGATCCGGAAAGAGGTTTTCTAACTCAGCCATGGTGGCGGCGATGATGTCGTCGTCGGAGCGATGAATCCACTCCTCAGCCGGCGCCAGGATCAACTCCAGCATAGACCGCTCAGTATCGGCATAGGCCCGACAGGTATTGCTCATGTCAGCATAAACACTCAAGAGCTGTGAGCGAGAGAATAGCAGGTGATCGATATCGGTCAGTTTTCGATCGAACCAGAGATGCAGATTAATGACAGGCACTCCCGCCAGTCCATTCAATTTTTGGAAGAAGGGTATCTGTCGCCATGGCTCCGGCACCATGGCCTTGAACGGGTCTACCGGCATGGCGGATACGTAGGCATCTGCGGTTAAGACAGCATCTGGCTCCCCATGCAATCCCCGCATCAAATATCCCCGTACGCGGTTATCCGGATCTAGCAAAATTTCCTTGAGAGGAGCCTCTAAGCGTACCTCTCCACCCTTGGCTGTGATGTAGTCAACCATGGGTTGGCACAGGCGCTCCGGTGGGGCCCCGTCCAAGAACGCCATGCGAGACCCATTGGTTTCTTGAAGAAAACGATTCAGGGCAGTCAATACCACCGTGGCCGAAATATCATCGGGGCCAATGAAGTTGAGGGCCTTGGCCATGGCAATAAAGACTTCGTCATTGACGCGCTCCGGAATAGTCTGACGCTGAAGCCACTGGGTCCAGGTATATTGATCCATGACTTCGACATAGCGCTGGCCCTTAGCCATGGCTGGCAGTAGCCCCAGGCCAAAGCGGATTTTCTCTGCCCAAGTCAGCATGTCATTGTTGCGCAGAATAGCCGCTATGCCGTTGAAGGGGGCCGGCAACTTAGGGAAATCAAAGCGTGAATAGGTGCCTGGTACCTCGGGTCGGTTAAAGATCATGGTGTGATCTTTCCACTGCAACCGATTATCAATGCCCAGCTCGGCCATCAGCTGCAATATGTTGGGGTAAGCTCCGAAGAAAATATGCAGCCCCGTTTCATACCAGTCGCCGTCTTCATCTTGCCAGGCTGCGACTTTGCCCCCCAGCACATCCCGCCGCTCTAGCACAATCGGCCTATGACCGGCGTCCACTAGATATTTGGCGCATGATAATCCGGCCAGACCGGCCCCTGCGATCGCAACCCGCATGAAATGCTCTACCTTTTTTGCTGCTAACAACCTCGCCTTCTTATTATATGTTTCAAACCGTTACATTTCAGGTCTTAGCCCCGTTATCGCTTGAATTGGGGGAATTGCCATGCTCCCTTAGGAGCGCTGAGGGGGTTCATAACCTGAAGCGAGCTGTGTAAGTTGAATGGGGAGATGCCTGCAGCCGCGAGGATCCATCCTCTGCAGCCAGCACGGTACTATAAAAGGGACTCAGAAGGAGATCAGCTTCTGCTGTCTACAGGGCATTGGTGCTGAGCGACAAACGCCAGCCGACCGAGGCGTCCCATCCTAGCCTATTCCCCAGTTGCCCAGATATCTTTGCTCGTTTGAGGGTCTTTCCCGTGTCGCATACTAATTTCGATTTTCTCACTCAGTCCGATCCCACTGCTGCTGCCATCATTCAGCGAGAGCTACAACGTCAGCGAGATCATCTAGAGCTAATCGCCAGCGAAAACTTCACCTCAGCGGCAGTTCTCGCCGCCCAGGGATCGGTCTTGACCAATAAATACGCCGAAGGGCTGCCCAAGAAACGCTACTACGGTGGGTGCGAGTTCATCGACGAAGCTGAGCAACTCGCCATTGACCGGGTAAAGCAACTGTTTGGGGCCACCCACGCCAACGTCCAACCCCATTCTGGGGCCCAGGCTAACTTCGCCGTATTCTTGGCTCTCCTGCAGCCAAGAGACACCATCATGGGCATGGATTTATCCCACGGTGGCCACTTGACCCACGGGTCTCCCGTCAATGTGTCCGGCAAGTGGTTTGAAGTGCGCCACTACGGGGTTGACCCCGACACCGAACAACTTGACTACGACCAAATTCTAGAGGCGGCGCGGCAACATCGCCCCAAACTGATCATCTGCGGCTATTCGGCTTATCCTCGCACCATTCATTTCGATCGCTTTCGACAGATTGCCGATGAGGTCGGAGCTTATCTAATGGCCGATATCGCCCACATCGCTGGCTTAGTCGCCACGGGGGATCATCCCTCTCCTCTGCCCCACTGCGATGTGGTCACCACCACTACCCACAAGACCTTACGAGGTCCCCGGGGTGGCCTCATTCTGACCCGGGATCCCGACTTGGGTAAGAAGTTTGACAAGGCAGTCTTCCCCGGTAGTCAGGGCGGCCCCTTGGAACATGCGATCATCGCCAAGGCCGTCGCCTTCGGGGAAGCCCTACGACCTGACTTCAAAGCCTATTCTGCTCAGGTTATCGCCAATGCCCAAGCGATGGCAGATCAGCTAACTAATCGAGGTATCAAGATTGTCTCTGGCGGTACCGACAACCATTTATTGCTGCTCGATCTCCGCTCCATTGGCATGACTGGCAAGCAAGCCGACAAACTGGTGAGTGACGTTAATATCACAGCCAATAAAAATACGGTGCCCTTCGATCCAGAGTCTCCCTTCGTCACCAGTGGTCTGCGGCTGGGGTCTCCAGCCATGACTACTCGTGGTTTAGGCACATCAGAATTCCGCGAGATCGCCGACATCATCGCCGACCGACTCCTCCATCCCGAGGATGATGCCATCAAGCAAAGCTGTCGCCAGCGGGTAGCGACTCTCTGTGAACGGTTTCCGCTATATTCTCACCTAGCTGGCCCCGTAGCAGCTATGGCCTAAAAGCACTAAAAAAACTAGCCTACAGCGTAGATTGGAAGATTATGAGCTGGGTTCAGGGACCAGGAAATATGGAAGGGCAGCTCTACTCCCACCCGGCAACAGGCGCTATGGAATGGTAAATCCTGATTCCTAAATCCTGGCCTGTCTATCCTCTATCAGGTGACGTGGGTTACTCAATTTAACTCAGCACTTAACCTGCTTTTATTTCCAGACAATCTGTCATAATCTGCATGGAGTTTCATCCCCCGTAGACTCATCGTCGCAGTTGGGCTGCTTATCTATATCGAGTCCTGCTCTAGATCTAGACGTTTTTCCCAATCAGCCTCTAGGTCTAGACTCGGATGTGATTCATAGGATGGCTCAATCTCCATGTCCCCTTTGCAGCAAGAGTCCAGATGCCCTCCAACCTATACCATTTTCTGGCCTTCATAATTTCGGCAGCTGTCGTCTTGATAGCTACTCCCATCGTTCGAAAAATTGGCCTTAAAAGTGGCCGGGTTGATTTGCCTGGAAACCGCAAGGTGCATAAGCAACCGATGGTGAGGTTAGGAGGCATTTCTATCTTCCTGGGGACGTTGGTGGCTCTGTTGGTGATCTGGGGTAGTGGTGGTTTCATCGATGCCCAAGGCAACCATCTGGCCCCACCAGAAGAATATGCCATCTGGGGCGTCACTATTGGCGGCTTGGCCTTTTTTCTGATTGGCCTCATGGATGATCTATTTGGCTTATCCCCCTTTAGCCGCCTATTCATGCAGGCAGCGGTGGCCTCCATTGCCTGGCATGTGGGCGTCAGCATTGACTTTTTGACCGTCCCTTTCCAGGGCCTTACCTCCCTGCCAGATTGGGTCAGCCTACCGGTGACGGTGTTATGGCTGGTGGGCATGGCCAATGCCATCAACTGGATCGATGGCTTAGATGGATTGGCCGCTGGGGTATCTGGCATCGCTGCCGTGATCATGTTGGTGGTGAGCCTATTTATGGAACAACCTGCCGCTGCCCTGATTGCCGCCTCTCTGGCTGGAGGAGCTTTAGGATTTCTGCGCTATAATTTCAACCCCGCCAAGATCTTCATGGGAGACGGCGGCGCCTATTTTATGGGCTTCACCCTAGCTGGAGTCGGGGT
This portion of the Halomicronema hongdechloris C2206 genome encodes:
- the crtB gene encoding 15-cis-phytoene synthase CrtB encodes the protein MLQLPDSPPAKPLASVDEAYELCRQITAKYSKTFYLGTLLMEPAKRRAIWAIYVWCRQTDELVDGPQAQFTDETTLDQWERHLEAVFAGHPLRDTDVALVDTLAQFPIDIQPFRDMIAGQRMDLYRCRYETFEELQLYCYRVAGTVGLMSTAVMGVDHQSHTAPWQRHQVLPDPTEDAIALGIANQLTNILRDVGEDARRGRIYLPLEDLARFNYSEADLIKQVIDERWRALMQFQIQRARQFYADAERGISLLSPDARWPVWSALILYRKILTVIEENHYDVFNRRAYVPGVRKVTCLPLALMRARVL
- the pds gene encoding 15-cis-phytoene desaturase, with the translated sequence MRVAIAGAGLAGLSCAKYLVDAGHRPIVLERRDVLGGKVAAWQDEDGDWYETGLHIFFGAYPNILQLMAELGIDNRLQWKDHTMIFNRPEVPGTYSRFDFPKLPAPFNGIAAILRNNDMLTWAEKIRFGLGLLPAMAKGQRYVEVMDQYTWTQWLQRQTIPERVNDEVFIAMAKALNFIGPDDISATVVLTALNRFLQETNGSRMAFLDGAPPERLCQPMVDYITAKGGEVRLEAPLKEILLDPDNRVRGYLMRGLHGEPDAVLTADAYVSAMPVDPFKAMVPEPWRQIPFFQKLNGLAGVPVINLHLWFDRKLTDIDHLLFSRSQLLSVYADMSNTCRAYADTERSMLELILAPAEEWIHRSDDDIIAATMAELENLFPDQIPQPAKLLKAKVVKTPRSVYKATAGRQSHRPTQRTPIDNFYLTGDYTMQRYLASMEGAVLSGKLTAQAIARDQEVLLDDAPTHQLQAADAPS
- the glyA gene encoding serine hydroxymethyltransferase, translated to MSHTNFDFLTQSDPTAAAIIQRELQRQRDHLELIASENFTSAAVLAAQGSVLTNKYAEGLPKKRYYGGCEFIDEAEQLAIDRVKQLFGATHANVQPHSGAQANFAVFLALLQPRDTIMGMDLSHGGHLTHGSPVNVSGKWFEVRHYGVDPDTEQLDYDQILEAARQHRPKLIICGYSAYPRTIHFDRFRQIADEVGAYLMADIAHIAGLVATGDHPSPLPHCDVVTTTTHKTLRGPRGGLILTRDPDLGKKFDKAVFPGSQGGPLEHAIIAKAVAFGEALRPDFKAYSAQVIANAQAMADQLTNRGIKIVSGGTDNHLLLLDLRSIGMTGKQADKLVSDVNITANKNTVPFDPESPFVTSGLRLGSPAMTTRGLGTSEFREIADIIADRLLHPEDDAIKQSCRQRVATLCERFPLYSHLAGPVAAMA
- a CDS encoding glycosyltransferase family 4 protein — translated: MPSNLYHFLAFIISAAVVLIATPIVRKIGLKSGRVDLPGNRKVHKQPMVRLGGISIFLGTLVALLVIWGSGGFIDAQGNHLAPPEEYAIWGVTIGGLAFFLIGLMDDLFGLSPFSRLFMQAAVASIAWHVGVSIDFLTVPFQGLTSLPDWVSLPVTVLWLVGMANAINWIDGLDGLAAGVSGIAAVIMLVVSLFMEQPAAALIAASLAGGALGFLRYNFNPAKIFMGDGGAYFMGFTLAGVGVIGLVKSVTTAAVFLPYLILAVPILDMSAVIVDRLRTGTSPFVADKRHLHHRLLNLGLSHRLTVLFIYALTLWVGSLALAFSGMPSGLTYAIGATVLLSYTSWWVRQQCR